AGCTTTTCTTATTATGCTCACTGTGAGAACTGGAGCAGAGCATAGTTGAGAGAATACGTATGAAGATGCAAGACTGTGTACAACATCATACAACGATCAGAAACTTCGGTTGTTCCAGCTCCCCATGGCTGTTTAAggtaaacatttccatttgcagCAAGTTCCACTAATTGGAGATacgcttaggattgtgggtaaaaataaaatgtgtttttcttgcaaAACAAGGTTAACCTCATTTGGAAGTGTAGCTTCTCCAGGGTCATAAACCATTGTTTCACAATCTCGTGGCATGTGGTCAGTCAATTTTTGGATGGTCAAGACATTAAGGCTGGTAACCAAAATCCTTCAGTAGAATATGAATGGGATTTTCATTTCCAGAACCATGCTGATGAGCTATACAATTAGCACTGCACTTCAACaatcataaacacacattcaattaGCCCCATTTCCCACTGGGAACTGTCCATTATGAAGATAGAAGGCATTAGATTATGCatattttgtgtctgtattaaatcatttattttacacaagaAAATAAGGCCAAAGCTTATTACAATGATAAAAGCAGTTTTGGTGTCACTTTGGGACTTTAAGTCTCACTGACTGTACAAAAGatccctattttttttaatacatttaaattatcaaataaaattacaaacattcAGATATCACAACTCAAAACATAAAGTTATAGGAAAGAAATTGCaacctactgtatatgttatAAGATCAGGTAACAATGgtattaaatacaatataaacaaaaacatgaagtgaaccgcataataacaataaaaagaaacataaagtaaataataatgtgaCATATTTGCAAAAACAGATGTTCATTATAAATTGATTGGAGTACATATCAGATATAGTTATAGTTTTCTTAATTGTTGCTAATTTAAGAGACTCAAAATATATGTCAATTTCAATTTGGAATAGTTTAAAGCAAGGTCTTGAATTGGAAAACTTTTGATTTATGAATACAAAACTTCcctattaaaacaaaaagattaacaatattacatatatttctatctttacattcaaaatatgtaataatatgtcTCCCTTCAAGTGTGATtctatgtgttgttttagaaaCCATATAATTTTCGAAACTTTTCCAGAATGTAATGCAAAATGAACAACCTTAAAAAAGGTGAGTTAATGATTCTTGCTCGGTCTTACAAAAACTGCAACAATTGTCAACTGGCATGAATTTCGAGATAAACAAGTTTGTAGggtatgttttatgtttatgtatgtgtattttcaaatgtgattTCCTCACTTTGTTTGAGTCATAATATAAATTTAGAAAGCATTTTCTGATGTGCTTATTGGTACAATTCTTGCTCATAATAACGTCCCTATTTCTCTTATTTTGACACTTGCTTTCCACACCTACTTCACTTCTTGTATCTTATTTCCTTTCCGCCCCTGTCTTCACCACTGATTGGTTTTTGCTTCCACCTTAAATACCTGATTGAGTTCACCTGGTCATTCCTTATTGAAACACTGCACTCCTTCTCAGTCAGTTATTTCTGCACTATTGCATGTGGTAAGCTAAGGTTTTCCTTTGTACCTTATTTCTTGATAACATTATTTATCTAGTTGCTTCATGAACATGTGATTACATTGACTTAAGTTCTGGTTTCAATTTGTTTCTCCCTAGATTCTCCGATCCATGTGTGCCTGTCTGTTATACATTATTTTCCTCATTCAGATAGAAATTAATCTTCTGGACCAAACTCCTGTGGCTCAGCTCATGCATTCTGACCGATGCCTCATGACCTCAAAAACTGAACCCTCCTTTACATTGACCCATCTGatctttttgtctttaactCTTCAACTGACATGTGACAGTGGCTTTAAAGCAAAGAGTTGCTCAGCTGGATTTGTGTAATATAAACACAACCGTCACCAGCTTAGCAGGGAGACAACCTAAGGATAAACCAATAGagaagcaaatgttttttacaaaacacGTGCAGCTTTAATGGCAGCACTCTTTAAGTCATGATTTTcttatgtcaaaataataaaagcCCTTATGAGCagtttccatgttttttaagGATAATGTAAAGCTGAGTCAAGTACATCAAAGTCCTGGTAAAATTGACTTAAAACACATAGCATGAGCTGTAATGTTTGTATTTCcattacatgacagcatcactGCATAATATGGTTTTATCTTTTGATTCAGATTTTATTGATTTCTCTTTCAAGAAGGGTGTCAAATTATTATGCACATCCAGGGAAGGGGTTTGAAAGATGGCAAACAAACATAATGTACAAAAAGGGACTGAGCCTTCagtcttgttttccttttacattCACTGAAATAAACCATTGATTACCAAGCACAGCTTTGTGCTGACATTTACTAATGAAACATCGAATTCATCAACATACTGCAATGCATGAGTACAATAGAAACAAGCTTTCCCCAAACATGCCAGCAGCTGAAAGTTTGTAAAATTGTTTAACTTGTACACCCATTCATGAGTATGCTGTTAAATGACGCCTGTTCTAATTTgctttaaagtgttcatatttgCAGCGTGTTTTACAAGCGAAAATAACAGACGGTGGACAGTGTTGACCTTTAAAAATTGAGGTCTCTCACCATAAAACAATTACAGaagtaaaatgtattcaacACAAGGCATGactttttgcattcatttttaaatacttaagCTACCGTTCTgagttacaaaaacaaaagcacaaagtTTTGAGAAGGAATTGACTATCCAGTAGATACAGAAGTGGGCCACAAGCATGCAGCTTGGTGATCTCTTATGTCGGCCTTTCTACATAGAGTAACAATATAAAGCAATCGAAACTCTTCAGACAAAAGCTAAAAGGCCGGTGCaacatttaacaattttaactgctcctcagatctctgcagggtaaattcagacagccagctgtccaatctgagttttctgttgcacaactaaaacaaacattgaacgtacacatttcaccaaaacaagttccggaccctcctccgcagctcCGCGGtagaagaaggtctggcaaagcgagagtATGCAGTGTCATGTTACCATTTACTATGAAAAGGTTATGGATGTAAAACAGTAATCCCAATGCACTTTGAATTTGATAAGACAGATAACAAGTTAGTCTACAATAATTTATTTCTCACTCAAAAGTAATAgatccactttttttttttaaagagtactCAACATACCCAAGTCAGACTTGAAAATAGAATAATAGAACGGATCTCTTAGGTTGGTCAGTTTGGAATCATTGAGGTAAAGGCGACTgaaaaaatatgtctttaattCAGTGGTCAGAAAGCTTTGTGTTCGTCCTGAAAAACTCCATCCTTGTACTCTTATTCAAAGTATGTCAGTAGCCTTTAAGTAGGCTGGTAATGTCCATTGTGCTGTTTGTCGGCTATGTAAAAACTCACTGAAAATGAAGGAGCATAAGATGTTCTTTTCAATACTCAGCAAACCTGTTCTTACCTACACATGAACCACAACATCGCACTGAATCTCCTCAGAATGAGATGGGCTGCTCAGCTGTTTTTCACCACTGTCTCAGAGGCTGCCTGTGTATCACACGCCATACCTTCACAGCAAAAAAGGTACATTTGATTTGTCTTTAATTGTTCCATATGGCTGTTAcagaaattataaatataaactaTTTTTCTCATCTGCAATCTCTACAGTTCAGTGGGATTTAAGACCAAAAACTAAGCTAACCAGGCTGTGTTGCAGATACAGACACTGTCACACACTTCTAGTAGCTCATAAGTAATGATTGAGAGAGATTACTTTTGTATGAGTCTATACATTGTTTGGTTTAGGAAATCCTGCTCATTGTCTATTTCAAGTGAGCTATGAAACATAGTCAAGAAAGTCTAGTTTGATTAGCAGATGTGTGTGGCCATTTTTATCTTTAATCACATAATCTTTAGAAATATAGTGTCCTTGTTGTGAAGTTATCTACCAAGAATGTGTGCTCATGCATGTTTTTGATCAGAAAGTTGAGCCAGGTTCAACTTTTTTGCAATACAACACTGCATGCTTCACATTCACTGGCTCCTTCACTCTTCAGCTGACTGGTAATATCCAATCCTATTCATGCAGGTCTAGGCAGGTGTAGAGTGGGCCATTTTAATTATGCACCTATCACTGTTATTCTGCCACATAAAGTTCAATCGCCCCAACGTCCTCCTTATGCGCTACAATTTTTATATTGTCAATTTAAATAAGATTCAGTGTTCATGTATATGTTTATTATTCCCTGTTGCGACTAAGACTATCTTGAAGGCGCCTTTACTGTAAAGAGCAAAGTGTGCAACCATATGCAATAAATAGTCAATTCCTACCAGCTGGAGACCTTTGTCACACGCCTCTCTCTGCTATTTCCCTGTCTGCCTCTTCACTGGCAGCTATCAATTACTGTGGAGGCAAAACTGCCAAAATgcatcttttaaaaagaaaagtcagttCCTTGATGTGTCTCTGGCTGAAATTGGTCATgggtaaaatataaaagaaacagCTCTGAGTGTTGGTAGGAGACAGACTGACCTTGAGTGAAAAATGCATGATTACAAGAGGTCTCGTCATCTTAAGCACTTGAATTAATTACCAGCGTTGTCATTTTTCTGGTCTCATCAGCTTCCAATCCCTGAGTAAAATGTAGCAGATGTGGTTCCAAGTTTACAGCACCCTACGTCACCAGGGTGTGTCCCAGACTCTGCTGTTGTCTTGGTTTGTCAGACTCACACATGAAACTGTGCATCCTGAGTGTAAACTAGATCTTAAAAGTGCTCAAAGTGTGTGTTCACGGGAcgggcagctagcagatagtgaggagatgtttgctgtatgtgacaaaaaatgttgaagcCTATAAAACATGTAACATCGCTTAAAGCACCTTTAACAGGCTTATGTCCTCAGGCACCCTTAAAGGTCAAATGGCATGAAactttcactttatgagtttctatttacattaatatgcgtccccctatggtcccccagtggctagaaatggcgatcgGTGTAAATCGAGCCCTGgctatcctgctctgcctttgagaaaatgaaagctcagatgggccgatctggaattgtttacctcccctttctctgcttcgcCAACCCAGAAAATGTGGCCCATCCATGAGAGACagacatcgtggctttcaaATGTGCAAAGTGggagttggtcaaggccaccctCCCGCCCCTCttccttaaaagctacagactcagaactGGCACATCCTAacaaaagctcattgtgggactggctctagtggctgtaattctgcatcaaggctgaatttagggaaagagacttcagatatggtattaggggaccactaacgtTTATATAAAAGTATCCAATGAGCACCAtctcatgggacctttaataatttaataagcCGTAATAATTCAACAAGGCTTTGGGTTTCTTGAGGCCACTTAAACACCTTATGTGCCAAGAAGATGGTGGATAATTCATTCCATCTGTATGCTCTTAATTACTGCTGCAAGATGCTGAAACACGTTTAGTGTCTGAAGAAATTGAATGCGGGTTTTTGAGAGCTTTCATTATGTACACTTGCGCAATTTTGATTCAAAGCCGTCAGAGTGTTTTTTTAGATGGTGTAATTTGTCCCAGCAGTCCCCTGGTAGCACATTCTGCCTTCAGGCACACTGACTCTCTTGATTTCTGGACTGCTGgcctcattttttttaacaataagtCTCTCCGCAGCCTACGAAGGATTTTCCACTTTCAGGCCGGAGGCGGTAGCTGTGAAACACCTCTGGAACAGGAGCTCGGGGTCTGGTGGCTGGTTATCACAGTCAAGTTTCCTGCTCATGAAATGTTTCCTAAATCCCTGCGGACCAGAGACGCAGGTTGCTCTCCCGTGAATGGGTCCTTCATTGGGCTCTCCTGCTGAAAAGCACACAGACAATAGTTCAATTGCTCATTCTTCAAAATTACAGAATCTACTGtgccaaacacaaaacaatctgatttaaatgtaaaacttgATTATTGCAGCACATAAGagcacatttaaatacaagTAAGTAACACCTGTTATCAtagtacacatacagtaagagAGCCACATAATAACCTGGCGTTCTGAGGGGTAGGCCGTTGTCAAGACAACTGGGCTTGGTGGCAATGAAAAGGTagcagaggacacacacagtgatgaGGAAGGCAAGGAGGACCACTGCTGCAATGGAAAGACCAACCAGAGCGCCAAtactgagaggagaggagaggagaggagagaagagaagaggagaggagaggagttaGAAAGAAAGAATTCAATTAAGGATATGAGGTGATATATTgcattaaagtttaaatgaAGTACTGAGAACTTTGATCATAATAGTAACATTGTTTACAACTATGCAAACACATTATccacaaatgtaataaatacaaatatatggGCTTGTCTTTTATTACTGTTGTAATAAAAGATAAGCCTTAATTGATCCCCAGAAGAGAAATGCAGGTGTTGCAGCAGCATAAGGACcgaaataaataactaaaaatagagaaaaataataagaagtatatcaaataaaaataccaatagaaatttaaaaaaagaaactatacAAGAGCAGGGATTCACAATGTAAGTGAAAAGCCCTCCAGCATCAGtggtaatttgatttttttttgtcaagctGAGTCACTCTGGGTTTAAAGCAGATGCTGCTGCCCACATTTCATATCAACGAACACAGTGAAACGCTCATCTGTTGATCACGAAGGAACAGGACTGCATTACCAACATGTTGATAAAGGTGAAGGACTCACAAATGAGTGACTTAATCATttgagagagggaaaaagagagatgatacgaataaaaaaagaaaaaacacttttgctaAATTAAAATTGCCCTCACCTCAGCCACCACATGTATCCGTACTCATACGGGAAAAAACTGTTGGGATCGTCACAGCAATACTTGACATCATTAAATCCGCAGCAGTAGACAGCAGCAACGGCATTTCCCGGTCTGGGGCATGAGAATCCGTCCACAAACACACCGTCAGCGCTGTAGTAACTGCTGCATTCAGCGCTCATGATGCAGCACGCGAATgaatacagaaaagaaagaaaacacttctTATCCGTGGATTAAGATGAGAAGTTCCCTGCATCCTCAGTGTGAGGTGCTGTGAGACGTTTCGTGTGTGAGTGAACATGCAGAAGGACGGAGGTGGAATATTTTGAATCTGAAGAaaactatctctctctctctctctctctctctctctctctctctctctctctgtctgtctctctctctctctcagacacacacaggattacttaaactgcattagtttttggacaatttaAGCTTATTAGTCTTTGACATTTTAGCGTTGCCATATAGGTACACACTATAACACAGAGATACAAGGTTGTAGAAAGCATGTGTGCACCATCTCTTCACTTATCATTCCCTGGAAGTCAACTCAGTTAAATACTCTGTCCATTGAATTATGTGTGATTTTCTCGGGAATCAGAACTGTAAGTCTTGAGTTATGCTTGCACATATTGTTAAAGCAAACTAATCTAAATTCAGTGGAAGTATTGTCTCAACGCCTCTTCCATTACAGTAGCCAATGCAATGTTGGTGGACACAAATAATAGGGTGTACATTAGGTTTACAGTCTCCCGGCAGCTAATAGAGCTGTGGTCAGCAAAGTACCCCTCtcactcttttttattttctctctttaagAGTTACATAATCCAGAGCTGTCGACCATACACTGTAATTAATGGAGATGCAGTCTGTGTATTAGGACTAATAGTCATTTTATCTGGTGCTTGTGGGAGGAATGCAGTGAAGGCCTGCAAGCACTCTTGACCTACTGCTATAGGGTTTTATAGGCTATGTGGAAAAAAGAGACTGGTGAGAATTTGAAGCTTGATTTGACCCGTGGTGTGGTGCAGTGCTGGTACATGCTGATATAGCAATGGGACATATAAGCACCATCTCTAATCCAGTCCACAATGTGGACTCCTTCTGCCTTCTAGACTCCATCGTCTCCCAGGGCATTTAACAGCTCCCTCAGTAAAAAGACACTTCTGCTGTAGCAGCTGAATAAATGTAGCCTACCAAAAACAATGATGTTGATCTTATTCACTGCCATCATGGGGTCTATCCACAACTCCTCCATTGCCATTGGTACATGCTGTTGCTGGCGACAAGGACAAGGGCAGACTGCAGTGTATCATCATCTCCGCTTATAAAGGTGATTGGTTGCAATCTTCTCTGGGTATTCATCTGCTGCATTGATTACAATTCTGACACACCCACCAAGTAGGAGAAAATGTACCTCCATTTCACACTGTTTCACACTGTTTTACACCAATTCAAGGAAATATGTTATTTAacccaaaaaatgtaacaaattggTACACGGCAGCTTCAGATTGTTATTTCCATTGGTTCTCCGGAAATTAGAGTAAGAGGAGGTAAAGGGAAGATGTGATACCCTTGACATTCAACCAAAGGAAACACACCACTACCTTGAATACAGTTACAGATTTCTCCGGGTTAGAACATTGTTGGAAATATTTGGGATTGTAAAAGTTGTGGCAGTTGCTGATTGTATTTACCAGCTA
The window above is part of the Etheostoma cragini isolate CJK2018 chromosome 12, CSU_Ecrag_1.0, whole genome shotgun sequence genome. Proteins encoded here:
- the LOC117954012 gene encoding protein shisa-like-2A isoform X2, whose protein sequence is MSAECSSYYSADGVFVDGFSCPRPGNAVAAVYCCGFNDVKYCCDDPNSFFPYEYGYMWWLSIGALVGLSIAAVVLLAFLITVCVLCYLFIATKPSCLDNGLPLRTPGEPNEGPIHGRATCVSGPQGFRKHFMSRKLDCDNQPPDPELLFQRCFTATASGLKVENPS
- the LOC117954012 gene encoding protein shisa-like-2A isoform X1 encodes the protein MSAECSSYYSADGVFVDGFSCPRPGNAVAAVYCCGFNDVKYCCDDPNSFFPYEYGYMWWLSIGALVGLSIAAVVLLAFLITVCVLCYLFIATKPSCLDNGLPLRTPAGEPNEGPIHGRATCVSGPQGFRKHFMSRKLDCDNQPPDPELLFQRCFTATASGLKVENPS